Below is a genomic region from uncultured Sunxiuqinia sp..
TGGAACAATTTTGAATTATACCCATTCGGAGTGTAGCGAAGTAAAAATAACCAATAATTAATAAGAGCCCGTTCTGTGAAACGATTCAAATTGAAGTTTTCACCCTTTATCCCCAAAGAGACGCATTCATTTTATGATATTTTATACAACAGGCTAATAAGAGAACCATTCTGCGTTTAATTATTTAGAGCTTTTGATATCTTTGTTATCAACTTAAAATAATTACAGATAATGGCTTTAATCAAAACACTTAAAGGAAAAACTCCCCTAATAGGCGACGATTGTTTTTTAGCCGAAACTGCCGCAATAATAGGTGATGTAGAAATTGGTGATAACTCTAGCGTTTGGTACAGTGCGGTGATACGCGGAGATGTTCACTACATAAAAATAGGCACCAACTCCAACGTACAAGATTGTGCGGTGATACACGCGACCTACCAAAAATCGCCAACCAACATTGGCAATAACGTCATCATTGCTCATGGCGCAATAGTACATGGCTGCACAATAAAAGATAACGTAATGATTGGTATGAATGCCGTGGTACTCGACAACGCTGTGGTCGAAAGCAATACCATTATTGCTGCCGGATCGGTCGTTACCAAAGGAACCATTGTTGAAGCCGGAAGTGTGTATGCCGGTATTCCTGCCAAGAAAGTAAAATCGATAGGTACTGATTTGCTGGAAGGCGAGATTCATCGTATTGCCAACGCTTACAGCATGTATGCCAGTTGGTATAAAGAATGAATAAATTCTTAACGCTGCGTTATTCTGATCAGAGAATAACTGAGTCTCTTGAATTACAAAAATTCCCAGAAGACCGATACGGGTTCTTGTTCTTCATTGGTGAAAAAAAATTACCCGACAAAAAAGTTTTAACACATTATAAAACATGAATACAAAACCCACACTCTTAATTTTAGCAGCCGGAATGGGAAGCCGTTATGGCGGATTGAAACAAGTTGAACCGATTGGCCCTAATGGGGAAACCATTCTGGAGTATTCGATATTTGATGCCATTCGTGCCGGATTTGGCAAAGTAGTTTTCGTTATTCGCAAAAGTTTCGCGGATGCTTTTAAAAAACAGTTTTCCGGCAAACTGGATGGTAAAATTGAAGTGAAATATGTTTATCAGGAGTTGGATCATTTACCTGATGGTTACACTTTGCCCGAAGGACGGGAAAAGCCGTGGGGAACCGGACATGCCATTCTGATGGCTAAAGATTTGATTCACGAACCATTTGCTGCTATTAATGCTGATGATTTTTACGGACGTGAATCGTTCCGTGTAGCAGCTGATTTTTTAACAAGCGAGGTTGCAGCGAATAACTACAGCATGGTAGGCTACCAGGTAAAAAATACCTTGTCGGAATTTGGCACCGTTTCGCGTGGAATTTGCAAAACCGATAAAAACAGCAATTTAGTGCAGATTACCGAGCGTCACCAAATTGCCCGGAAGAATGGCCAGATTACGTTTACCGATGACAATGATAACAAAGTTGTGATAGACGAAAACACACTTGCATCTATGAACTTTTGGGGCTTCCACCCTAGCCTGTTCCAACATTTGGAGAGCCAGTTTAAGCAATTTTTAGATAAAAAAATGGAGACTCCAAAATCGGAATTTTACATCCCGAGCGTAGTATTTGAGTTGATTAGAACCGGACAAGCTCAGGCAAAAGTACTGGATGCCGACTCTCAATGGTTTGGAGTAACTTACCCAGAGGATAAGCCGTTTGTGGTTGAACAAGTAAAAAAACTAACGGCCCAAAGCGACTACCCGAAAAAACTTTGGTAAAGAGCAAAACTGGGGTTCCACCCCAAACCCCAGTCACTTTTCTCCTTCTATGAGAAGAGTAACCAAAAGAATCAAAATTGACGATACTTAGCTGCAGACTCGTCATCCTGAGCCTGTTTCAGTATCTATTAGCAAGTAGCTCCAATGTGATTTGAATTCCTCCTTTTTACCCTAAAAAGGTTATACAATCCCCAGGCTTTGCCTGGGTGAAAGCGGTGTTGAGTTGTGGTGAACCTTTCTTGCGCCATAATGGAAATTGTTTTAAAATGGGGATTAATCGGTCGTTCTGCTTTTTTACCCCTAAATCCCCGGAAGCAGCTGCCAAAATGAGCGTTCCGGGTGCAAAACCCATTTACGAGGACCTGAAAAAGCGATTTTCGAATAATGGTCCAAAAAATAATGAGGTACAACCGAGTTAATCCTCCATTTGGGAAAAGCAGTAATCTGGGTTCAGCTTGCTGTTTTCATATATAGGCTTTTTGTAAACGCACCTATGCACTACCGGGTTTAAGAGAACTAAATACTGGTATAAGGTGAAATCTCCGAGCTTAGTACCGCTTTCGTTTATCTTTTTTACAGAATTAATTCATCTCAAAGGCGAACCAGTTCTGTATGGAACTGCTTCAATTCGACTTTTTACCGAACTCGCCCATCTCCGAGATGAATGAATGCTATATTGAACTCCGAGAGTTCGGTTTTGAAGTGGAGGGGGGTAAATATACCTTATTTTGAATGAAACTAAATTATCGCTATCAAAATTAATTATTCTGTAAAGTTAGCTATCTTGTTCCGCTGTATAACAATACCTTTAAAACTGTTATAAAAAAATAACAACCATAGTTGTTGTACCAACCGTTAGCATTCCCTATGAAAGCAACCTGCAAACCATAAAATCATCATAGGTTAAAAAATCATTACTATGAAAAGAAATGTAATTAGAAGAATAGTTGGAGGATTAAGTCTGACATCTGCAATGTTTATTTTCCAAGCATGCTATGGCACTCCTCAAGATTTTGGACTTGATTTGTTAGTTGAGGGTCAGGTAAAATCTAAAACATCAGGATTACCAATTCAAGGAATTAAAGTTTCCGTTGCCGACAATGTACAGTATGAAATGACTGACGAAGAAGGAAAATTTTCGTTTTATGCAGAAATGCTTGAAGGATTAACGCTTCAATTTCAAGATATTGATTCTGCTCAAAATGGACTTTATATTGACAAGGATACTGTGTTGACAGATTTAAAAGAAAATATTTACTTAAATATAGCCCTGGAAGAAAAATAAATGCTTTCATCAATCAAAAAATACAATTTCAGAAAATTTAGAGATTCAGAGACAAAGCGACACGAACTGAGTTATTTATTTTGGGAGTGCACTACTCGATGTAATTTAAATTGCTTGCATTGTGGGAGTGATTGCTCCAAAGATAGTTTGCATCGAGATATGCCTGCTGAGAATTTTTTTAAGGCAATTGACACAATTGAAAATATTCCACAAAATTTTACAGTTGTATTTACAGGCGGAGAACCTCTTTTACGAAAGGACTTAGAACTTTGTGGGAAAGAACTACGAAAACGCGGTTTTAAATGGTCGATCGTTTCAAACGGGCATTTGTACGATAAACAAAGACACATTTCATTACTAAATGCTGGAATAGGTGCACTGACAATTAGTCTAGACGGACTCAAGGAATCTCATAATTGGTTGAGAAATAATGAAAAGAGTTTCGACAAAGTAGTAAATGCAATTGAATTGGCATCATCTTCCAATCGTATCAATTTCGATGTTGTTACTTGTGTTAACCAGAAGAATATTAATGAACTTGAACAAATAAGGGAGTTATTGACTTCAAAAAATGTTAAGGCATGGAGATTATTTACAATTATTCCTATCGGTAGAGCGAGTCATAATCCCGATTTGTTGTTATCTGACAATCAATTTGTTCAATTAATGGATTTTATAGCAACGTGTCGAGAATCCAAAGAAATTGATGTGAAGTTTAGCTGCGAGGGTTATGTAGGAAAATATGAACCATTAGTAAGAGATTCATACTTTTTTTGTAGAGCAGGGATTAATATTGGTTCGATTCTTATTGACGGTTCAATTTCTGCCTGCCCTAATATTGACAGATCTTTTTCGCAAGGAAATATTTACATGGACAATTTTTATAAAACTTGGGAAAATAAATTTCAACCTTTTCGAAACAGAGAATGGACCAGAATTGGTCAATGTGAGTCGTGTAAAGACTTTAAAGATTGCCAGGGAAATGGATTTCATAACTGGCATGGAGTTAAAAAAAACGTATTAGTTTGTCATAATGAGAAAATAGAAAAAACAACGAAATGCTAGTCACGTAAGCCAGTGGAATTTCACCCCTAACTTCTCACAGACCCGTACGTGAACCTCTTCATTCATACGGTTCTTATGACGCAGGCTGCTTTTATCACACTACTTGATAGCTTAAGCTATGATAAAAAAGGCTTGTATACGATTTATAGAGACATTATTGTTTAACAAACGAAAATATGTACCTTCATCTCATCAGAATTTCCAATTTTACAGGAATTCGATTGAACTTACGTTTCATCGTTTTCAGTGCTTTCAATAACGTACCGAAAATAGAATGACTAAAAAGAAATCAAAAAAACTAATTCGAATTTTATTGTTTTTGGGAACAATAATCTCATTCTACTTTGTTCCGTGGCCGATTGTAACAGCTTGGATCATGCCACTACCCAATACCGTTCAGGAACAAATAGATAAAGCTGCAGATTACGGATTTGATGGTATTGTTGTTTGTGTGAACAAAAAAGGGAATCAATCACAATTTTACACATCGGGCTATAAAAACAGAGAAAACAAAATTCCAGCCACCCCCAACGCCTTATTTAAAATTGCAAGTGTAAGTAAATTGTATAATGCCGTAGCTGTTGCCAAATTGGTATGGGATGGAAAACTATCTTTAGAGAAGACACTCGCAGATTATTTGCCCGAATTATATGGTAGAATAGAATATGCAGATAACATCACGTTGCGAATGTTGGTTACACATAGAAGTGGTATTCCGAACTATACGGACACCTATATGTATTGGGTGGCTCCAAAAGAGACCGCAGATGAAAACCTTGCGTTGGTGTTGGATAAACCCGCCAACTTTAAACCCGACGAAGATTATGAATATTCCAACACCAATTATTTATTACTTGACAGAATAATGAACCGAGTACTTGGGTATGCTACATTCCAATACATTCGGGAGGAAATTTTAAACCCACTGAATCTAAAGCATACTTTTGGCTCTATTCAGGATGTAAACATTGATGATGTGATGAGTGGCTATTATGTGGGTTATGATACGGATTTAAAAACGAATAATATTGGCTCGATACTGACAACAGCAGAAGATTTGAGCAAATTTATTCGAGCGTTAAATGATGGCTCTGTTTTTAGAGATAAAAAAGAACAAGAAATTTATTCCTCCATTTATAAGTATGAGCACACAGGCCTGATACCGGGATACCAAACGATTGCCAAATATCATAAGGATATAGATGCTGTCGTCATTCAATTTACAAACACGGTAAACTTTGATGGCTATAATTGGAATATGTCGGAGGTAATGTATAATCGGATCGTTAAAATATTGAAAAAGAAGAACTAGCCACAGTTGTGATATCGGGCAACTTTTCCGTGGCAAGGCAGCATAGCTTCAGAAGCTCATTTTCGCAAGCATTCTGGCTAATCATTGAGTTACTACCCAAGCTGACAGACCAAGACCATGTGCATATCTGAAAGCAGGGCGTTTATACAAAAATCCCCTTACTGCAACGTTAAGCAGTAAGGGGACATCTATGGTTCTGATTTTTTGTGAGTCTTAGAAAGCTATTTCACCAGTTTTCGATACTTAATTCGGTGTGGGCCTTCGTCGCCTAAGCGTTTCTTTCTATTTTCTTCGTACTCAGAGTAACTTCCTTCAAAATAATGAACATGTGAATCTCCTTCAAAAGCCAGAATATGGGTGGCGATACGGTCTAAAAACCAACGGTCGTGGGAAATTACCACAGCACAACCGGCAAAGCTTTCCAGTCCTTCTTCCAGTGCCCGCAATGTGTTTACGTCAATATCGTTGGTTGGCTCATCGAGCAGCAGTACATTGCCTTCCTCTTTTAAAGCCATGGCTAAATGAAGTCGGTTACGCTCACCACCCGAAAGTACTCCACATTTTTTCTCTTGGTCTGATCCGCCAAAGTTAAACCGCGACACATAGGCACGCGCATTTAGTTGTCGGTTGCCCATTTGGATCAGTTCATTTCCACCCGAAATAACCTGATAAACTGTTTTGTCCGGATCGATCGCAGCATGAGATTGATCGACGTACGAGATTTTCACGGTATCACCAACTTCAAAGGTCCCTTTATCGACCTTAAGCTGTTTCATGATCAACTTAAATAAGGTCGTTTTACCGGCACCGTTAGGCCCAATTACTCCAACAATTCCGTTGGGTGGCAAAACAAAATCAAGGTCATCAAACAACAAGCGGTCGCCAAATCCCTTCGCTACCTGATGGGCTTCAATTACTTTTTCACCTAACCGAGGTCCGTTCGGAATAAAGATCTCCAGCTTTTCTTCCTTTTGCTTGGTGTCTTCACTCATCAATTGGTCGTAAGCATTCAAACGAGCTTTTGCTTTTGCATGTCGCGCCTTTGGAGCCATTTTAATCCACTCAAGCTCGCGCTGCAAGGTCTTCTGTCGTTTCGACGTTTGCTTCTCTTCCTGTGCCAGTCGCTTTGATTTTTGTTCTAACCAGGATGAATAATTTCCTTTCCAGGGAATGCCCTCTCCCCGATCCAGTTCTAAAATCCATCCGGCCACATTGTCAAGGAAGTACCGGTCGTGCGTAATACAAATTACGGTTCCTTTGTATTGTTGCAGGTACAGTTCTAACCATTGTACCGATTCGGCATCCAAGTGGTTAGTTGGTTCATCAAGCAATAAGACATCGGGTTCTTTTAGTAGCAAGCGACACAAGGCCACCCGACGCTGTTCACCTCCTGAAAGCTCTCCTACCTTTTGTTCTCCGGGAGGACAGCGCAACGCATCCATTGCCCGTTCTAATTTTGTATCTAGGTTCCAGGCGTCAAATCGGTCAATCTTTTCCTGCAGTTTTTCTTGCTCCGATATCAAGGATTCCATCTTATCCGGATCTTCCAGCACTTCGGGCTCGGCGAATTTTAGGTTTACGGCTTCGTATGCTTTCAACACATCAACAACTTCCTGAACGCCTTCTTCGACGATTTCCTTAACCGTCTTTTTCGGATCAAGATGAGGCTCCTGCTCCAAATAACCAACGGTATATCCGGGAGAAAAAACGACCTCTCCCTGATATGATTTTTCAAGCCCTGCAATGATCTTGAGCAAGGTTGATTTACCGGATCCATTTAATCCAATAATACCAATCTTCGCTCCAAGGAAAAAAGAAAGCGAGATATCTTTAAGTACTTGTTTCTGCGGAGGGAAAATTTTATTTACCCGATGCATTGAGAAAATGATTTGTTTATCGTCTGCCATATCTTGATTATTTCATTAATATTAAATCGAAACCACTTTATCAGCTACCGTAAGCCAATTATCAGTTAGCAAAAATAAGGGAATTTCGTCACTTATATACCTAACTTTATCCATGCACTTAATTGATTAAAACAAATAGGTTTGAAAATCTTAGTTGTTGATGACAATCCAATAAATTTGAAATTTCTGTTCTACTCGTTACGAGGAGATTATGAAGTAGATACCGCTGATGAAAGTCCAAAAGCTTTGCGTCTTTCAAAAGTCAACAAATACGATTTAATCTTGATGGATTTATGGATGCCTTTGATTGATGGGGCAGAAATAACCCGGCAAATAAGATCGTTAAATGACAACATTAACAACAAAACTCCGATCATCTTTTGCACGACCAGCACTGCCGATGCTGACAGGCAAAGATGTTTCGATTTAGGAGCCACCGATTATCTTGTCAAACCTATTCAAGCAAAAGAGCTGAATGAGAAACTAAAGCATTACCTAGGCTGATAATAAAGCCTGAGCGTTTGCGTTATTCGTGAAAAAAGAAGAGCTGACCAAATGGTCAGCTCTTTCTATTTAAGCTATTTTGATAACCGATGTTATTCGGTTTTCTTTTCTTCGTCATCAGCTTTTAGTTCCTCTTTTGCAGGTTCCTCAGCTTTTACTTCTTCAGCGGCAGCGCCTTCTTCTTTCACTTCCTCTACTTTTGGCTCTTTTACAACAGCCTCAGCTTTTGGTTCCGCAACTTCCTTTTTCTTAGGTTGAGTTGCAGCAGTATCTTCAGATGATTTCTTAGCTCCACCACGGCGTGAACGACGTTTTTTAGGCTTATCTTCTTTAGCCGATAACAAGTTCTCGTTGTAATCAACTAATTCAATAATACACATTTCAGCATTGTCTCCCAAACGGTTACCAGTTTTCAGAATACGTGTGTATCCTCCCGGACGTTCGCCTACTTTATCAGCAACATCTCTAAACAACTCTGCAACGGCAGTTTTGCTTTTCAATACGCTGAATACAATACGGCGTGAATGGGTTGTGTCATTTTTTGCTTTTGTAATAAGCGGTTCAACATACATCTTCAGTGCCTTAGCTTTAGCTACCGTGGTAGTAATTCGCTTACTGAAAATCAGAGAATTTGCCATATTTGACAGCATGGCCTTCCGATGAGCAGTCTTCCTTCCAAGATGGTTGAATTTTTTATTATGTCTCATTTCTGCTTATTCCTTGTCAAGTTTATACTTACTAATGTCCATTCCGAACGTTAGATTCAAGTTATTAAGAAGGTCATCCAACTCCGTTAACGACTTTTTACCAAAGTTTCTAAACTTCAATAAGTCATTACGATTGTAGGTAACCAGCTCACCCAAAGTTTCTACATCAGCTGCTTTCAAACAGTTAAGAGCACGAACCGAAAGGTCCATATCAACCAACTTGGTTTTCAATAACTGACGCATATGAAGCACCTCTTCATCAAACTCTTCATTTGCAAATTTCTCATCAGAGTCTAATGTAATTTTCTCATCAGAGAAGAGCATGAAGTGATAAATCAGAATTTTAGCGGCTTCTTTTAAAGCATCTTTAGGATGAATTGAGCCATCAGTCTGGATGTCTAAGATTAACTTTTCGTAGTCAGTCTTTTGCTCCACACGATAGTTCTCAACAGCGTACTTCACATTTTTGATTGGTGTGAATATTGAATCGATCGGAATTAAACCAAACTCAGCATCTACCGGCTTATTTTCAGCGCTTGGCACATAGCCTCGGCCTTTGTTGATTGTTAATTCCACCTGCAATTTAACATCAGCTTCCATCCGGCAAATAACCAATTCAGGATTTAACACCCTAAAGCCAGTCATAAACTTGTTGATGTCGCCAGCAGTAAATTCTTCTTGACCGCTAATCGAAATAGAAACTTTCTCGCTGTCAAAATCTTCAACCTCGCGCTTGAAACGAATTTGCTTCAGGTTAAGAATAATTTCAGTAACATCTTCCATCACCCCTTTAACAGTTGCAAATTCATGATCAACGCCTTCGATTTTGAGCGTTGTAATTGCATAACCTTCTAAAGACGACAATAGGATCCGACGAAGAGCATTACCGATTGTGATACCATAACCGGGCTCCAATGGACGAAATTCGAATTTACCGAATTTCTCATCAGATTCGACCATTATTACTTTGTCAGGTTTTTGGAACGCTAATATTGCCATAATAATACTGAGTAATTTATTATTTAGAATACAACTCTACAATAAGTTGTTCTTTGATATTTTCAGGAATTTCTTCCCGCTCTGGGCGATTTAAAAACTTACCGCTCATTTGAGCGCCATCCCATTCTAACCAAGCGTATTTATTGTAACGGTGCGAAGTCAGCGCATCAGAAATTACTTCTAACGATTTTGATTTTTCGCGTACGCTAATGATATCGCCTGGACGAAGTTGAAATGAAGGAATATTAACTAACTCTCCATTTACCATGATGTGTTTATGAGTCACTAACTGACGGGCACCTGCACGAGAAGCAGCTAATCCAAGACGGAAAACAACGTTATCCAATCTTGCTTCCAACAGTTGAAGCAATACCTCACCGGTAACACCTTTTGCTGCTGATGCTTTCTTAAACAAGTTCGAGAATTGCTTCTCTAAAACACCGTAAGTATATTTCGCCTTTTGCTTTTCTTTTAACTGAACACCATATTCAGATTTTTTTCGTCTGCGACCAGTTTGCCCATGCATACCTGGTGGGTAGTTCTTCTTTTCTAGTACTTTATCGGGTCCGAAAATTGGTTCACCAAATTTTCTTGCGATTTTCGTTTTTGGTCCTGTGTATCTAGCCATTACTTTTTCGTTAAAATATTAAACACGTCTTCTTTTCGATGGGCGGCAACCATTGTGTGGCAATGGTGTAACATCAACGATTTCAATCACTTGAATGCCCACGCTATTAATAGCTCGAATAGCTGATTCACGACCATTTCCTGGTCCTTTCACAAATACTTTAACCTTTCTTAGGCCTAGGTCATATGCAGTTTTTGCACATTCTTCAGAGGCTACCTGAGCAGCATAAGGTGTATTCTTCTTCGATCCTCTAAAACCTTTTTTACCAGCCGATGACCAAGAGATAACTTCTCCGTTACTATTAGTCAATGAGATAATGATATTATTGAATGAAGAATGAATATGCGCCTGACCGGTAGCTTCCACATTAACAACTCTTTTCCTACTGGAACTTGTCTTTTTTGCCATAATTCAATTAATTATTTAGTGGCTTTTTTCTTATTAGCTACAGTTTTCTTTCTTCCTTTACGGGTGCGGGCATTGTTTTTTGTACTTTGTCCGCGTACAGGAAGACCGATACGGTGGCGAATACCACGATAACAACCGATATCCATCAGTCTTTTAATGTTCAACTGGTTATCAGATCGAAGTTCACCTTCGACTTTGAAATTATCATTGATCGCAGAACGAATAGCTGCAAATTGGTCATCAGTCCAATCTTGAACTTTCACATTTGGATCAACTCCAGCAGTGGCAAGGACCATGTTCGCACGACTACTTCCAATTCCGTAGATGTAAGTCAGTGCAACTTCTCCTCTTTTATTATTAGGAATATCAACTCCAACAATACGAGCCATAAATAAATTTTTTACAAAGTTAATTAATTATCCCTGACGCTGTTTGAACTTCGGATTCTTTTTGTTGATCACGTACAAACGGCCTTTTCTGCGTACTATTTTGCAGTCGGCGCTGCGCTTTTTAATGGATACTCTTACTTTCATTATTTCGTACTTTAATTTTTATATCTAAAAGTAATCCTTCCTTTGGTCAAGTCATATGGAGACATCTCCACTTTCACTTTATCACCTGGAAGAATTTTGATATAATGCATTCGCATTTTACCAGAGATATGTGCTGTTATCACGTGCCCGTTTTCAAGTTCAACTCTAAACATGGCATTTGACAATGCTTCGATAATTGTTCCGTCTTGTTCTATTGAAGGCTGCTTTGCCATAAAAAATTAAATTTTAATTCTTTTTGCTTCTGTTTTTACAATTACATCATTGAACCCGCTCCACCGGTACGTCCTTTGATTCGACCTGATTTCATCAAACCATCGTAGTGACGCATCAACAAGTGACTTTCAATTTGCTGCAAAGTATCTAAAACAACACCTACCAAAATCAACAGTGAAGTACCGCCATAAAAATAGGCGAACTGTGTATTGATCCCGGCAATCATAGCAAAAGCCGGCAAAATAGTTACAAACCCAAGGAAAATTGACCCTGGCAATGTAATACGAGACATGACCGTATCTAAGAATTCAACTGTTTTCTTTCCGGGTTTAACCCCGGGAATAAAGCCTCCATTCTTCTTCATATCTTCGGCCATCTGCACTGGATTTACTGTAATTGCCGTGTAAAAATACGTAAACAATATGACCAGTACAAATTGAGTGAAGTTATACCAAAACCCGGTGTTATCAGCGAATGCAGCCGCAAAACCGCTTAAACTTTCCGAATTGGCAAACCCCGCAATACTCATTGGAACGAACATGATTGCCTGCGCGAAGATAATTGGCATAACGCCGGCAGCATTCACTTTCAAAGGTATATACTGACGTACTCCTCCGTATTGTTTGTTTCCTACAATACGTTTAGCATACTGAACCGGGATTCTGCGGGTACCTTGTACCAAAAGAATAGTTAGCATGAAAACTACAAATAGTAAAACAAACTCAACAAGGAACATAACCATACCTCCACCTGCTTGCTCAATACGGGAAACAAATTCCTGCACAATAGCTCCAGGCAATTTGGCAATAATACCAATCATGATAATCAGTGATATACCATTCCCTATCCCATTATCGGTAATGCGCTCTCCCAACCACATAACAAACATAGATCCAGCGCACAGAATAATGGTTGATGTTACTGTGAACATCGCTCCATGAACTGCAAAGGCTGATTCTGGTAATTGATACGTTAAGTTAGTCAAATACGCAGGTGCCTGGAATAGCAAAATTAACACAGTCAGATAACGGGTTATCTGGTTAATTTTCCTTCTTCCTGATTCACCCTCTTTTTGTAATCGTTGAAAATATGGGACGGCTATTCCCATCAACTGAATCACAATTGAAGCTGAAATGTAAGGCATAATCCCTAAAGCGAAAATAGATGCATTTGAAAACGCTCCTCCTGAAAACATATCCAATAACCCCAGCAACCCATCTGAAGTTTGGTTTTCCAATTCTCCCAGCTGTGCCGGGTCAATTCCAGGTAAAGCGACATACGATCCTAATCGGTATATTAAAAGAAAGAATAATGTAATTCCCAAACGAGACCTTAAGTCTTCAATCTTATAAATATTCTTTAGGGTTTCGATAAATTTTTTCATCAGGTTAGAGTGTTTCTGTGGTTCCTTCTAGTTTTTCGATAGCTGCTTTTGCTGATTCAGAAAAGGCATGTGCTTTCACATCTAATTTCAACTTCAACTCGCCGTTTCCTAAAATCTTTACCCGGTCATTTTTAGCAGCCAGACCGGCACCAACCAATACCTCCACATCAATAGCCGTTAGCTTTTTGCTTTCGGCTAATGTTTGAAGAGAATCCAGGTTAATGGCTTTATATTCTACCCTGTTTATATTCTTGAATCCGAATTTAGGCACACGGCGTTGCAATGGCATTTGCCCGCCCTCGAAACCACGTGTACGGCTATATCCTGATCTTGACTGAGCTCCTTTATGACCACGTGTTGAAGTACCACCACGTCCAGAGCCTTGGCCACGACCAATACGCTTATCCTTTTTTACGGATCCTGCTGCAGGTTTAAGATTACTTAAATCCATAATTGTTAGCTTAAACTATTTTAAATTTCTTCAACTTTCAACAAATGGCTCACTTTGCTAACCATCCCCAAAATTTGTGGAGTGGCTTCTTTTTCAACAGAGTGATTCAATTTCTTAATTCCAAGTGCTTCAATTGTTGCTTTCTGCACTTTGTTGGAACCAA
It encodes:
- a CDS encoding TIGR04133 family radical SAM/SPASM protein, with the translated sequence MLSSIKKYNFRKFRDSETKRHELSYLFWECTTRCNLNCLHCGSDCSKDSLHRDMPAENFFKAIDTIENIPQNFTVVFTGGEPLLRKDLELCGKELRKRGFKWSIVSNGHLYDKQRHISLLNAGIGALTISLDGLKESHNWLRNNEKSFDKVVNAIELASSSNRINFDVVTCVNQKNINELEQIRELLTSKNVKAWRLFTIIPIGRASHNPDLLLSDNQFVQLMDFIATCRESKEIDVKFSCEGYVGKYEPLVRDSYFFCRAGINIGSILIDGSISACPNIDRSFSQGNIYMDNFYKTWENKFQPFRNREWTRIGQCESCKDFKDCQGNGFHNWHGVKKNVLVCHNEKIEKTTKC
- a CDS encoding response regulator, whose protein sequence is MKILVVDDNPINLKFLFYSLRGDYEVDTADESPKALRLSKVNKYDLILMDLWMPLIDGAEITRQIRSLNDNINNKTPIIFCTTSTADADRQRCFDLGATDYLVKPIQAKELNEKLKHYLG
- the ettA gene encoding energy-dependent translational throttle protein EttA, producing MADDKQIIFSMHRVNKIFPPQKQVLKDISLSFFLGAKIGIIGLNGSGKSTLLKIIAGLEKSYQGEVVFSPGYTVGYLEQEPHLDPKKTVKEIVEEGVQEVVDVLKAYEAVNLKFAEPEVLEDPDKMESLISEQEKLQEKIDRFDAWNLDTKLERAMDALRCPPGEQKVGELSGGEQRRVALCRLLLKEPDVLLLDEPTNHLDAESVQWLELYLQQYKGTVICITHDRYFLDNVAGWILELDRGEGIPWKGNYSSWLEQKSKRLAQEEKQTSKRQKTLQRELEWIKMAPKARHAKAKARLNAYDQLMSEDTKQKEEKLEIFIPNGPRLGEKVIEAHQVAKGFGDRLLFDDLDFVLPPNGIVGVIGPNGAGKTTLFKLIMKQLKVDKGTFEVGDTVKISYVDQSHAAIDPDKTVYQVISGGNELIQMGNRQLNARAYVSRFNFGGSDQEKKCGVLSGGERNRLHLAMALKEEGNVLLLDEPTNDIDVNTLRALEEGLESFAGCAVVISHDRWFLDRIATHILAFEGDSHVHYFEGSYSEYEENRKKRLGDEGPHRIKYRKLVK
- a CDS encoding serine hydrolase domain-containing protein — translated: MTKKKSKKLIRILLFLGTIISFYFVPWPIVTAWIMPLPNTVQEQIDKAADYGFDGIVVCVNKKGNQSQFYTSGYKNRENKIPATPNALFKIASVSKLYNAVAVAKLVWDGKLSLEKTLADYLPELYGRIEYADNITLRMLVTHRSGIPNYTDTYMYWVAPKETADENLALVLDKPANFKPDEDYEYSNTNYLLLDRIMNRVLGYATFQYIREEILNPLNLKHTFGSIQDVNIDDVMSGYYVGYDTDLKTNNIGSILTTAEDLSKFIRALNDGSVFRDKKEQEIYSSIYKYEHTGLIPGYQTIAKYHKDIDAVVIQFTNTVNFDGYNWNMSEVMYNRIVKILKKKN
- a CDS encoding DNA-directed RNA polymerase subunit alpha: MAILAFQKPDKVIMVESDEKFGKFEFRPLEPGYGITIGNALRRILLSSLEGYAITTLKIEGVDHEFATVKGVMEDVTEIILNLKQIRFKREVEDFDSEKVSISISGQEEFTAGDINKFMTGFRVLNPELVICRMEADVKLQVELTINKGRGYVPSAENKPVDAEFGLIPIDSIFTPIKNVKYAVENYRVEQKTDYEKLILDIQTDGSIHPKDALKEAAKILIYHFMLFSDEKITLDSDEKFANEEFDEEVLHMRQLLKTKLVDMDLSVRALNCLKAADVETLGELVTYNRNDLLKFRNFGKKSLTELDDLLNNLNLTFGMDISKYKLDKE
- a CDS encoding gamma carbonic anhydrase family protein gives rise to the protein MALIKTLKGKTPLIGDDCFLAETAAIIGDVEIGDNSSVWYSAVIRGDVHYIKIGTNSNVQDCAVIHATYQKSPTNIGNNVIIAHGAIVHGCTIKDNVMIGMNAVVLDNAVVESNTIIAAGSVVTKGTIVEAGSVYAGIPAKKVKSIGTDLLEGEIHRIANAYSMYASWYKE
- a CDS encoding sugar phosphate nucleotidyltransferase, with the protein product MNTKPTLLILAAGMGSRYGGLKQVEPIGPNGETILEYSIFDAIRAGFGKVVFVIRKSFADAFKKQFSGKLDGKIEVKYVYQELDHLPDGYTLPEGREKPWGTGHAILMAKDLIHEPFAAINADDFYGRESFRVAADFLTSEVAANNYSMVGYQVKNTLSEFGTVSRGICKTDKNSNLVQITERHQIARKNGQITFTDDNDNKVVIDENTLASMNFWGFHPSLFQHLESQFKQFLDKKMETPKSEFYIPSVVFELIRTGQAQAKVLDADSQWFGVTYPEDKPFVVEQVKKLTAQSDYPKKLW